From the genome of Candidatus Polarisedimenticolaceae bacterium:
AGCTTCTCGCGACGGGCGTCGATCGCCCGGGCCACCTGGCCGGCGGGCGTGTTGAGCAGCCGGACGAGCATCGTCGCCGGCGTGTTGAGCAGCGCGAGCAGCTGCGCGCGCAGCTCCGGAAGTCCCGGCATCGTCGAGAGCGTCTTCACGCCGGCGTCGCCGTCGAGGACGTCCCTCGCGTCGACGACCGCCGCGACGAGCTTGAGCTGCGGGTTGTCCTTCACGAACTCGGTCACGACCTTGGCGATCGCGACCGGATCGTCCGGATGGCTGGCGAGACCGCAGGTCCCGACCAGGCGGGTCTGGATCTTGTCGACCGCGGTCCCCACGGCGGCCCGGCGCGCGAGCCGGTTCTTGAGGACGTGGAACGTCCCGCCCGCCGCGCGCACGCGCCGGCGAAGCTCGTTCGACTGGTTGGCGGTCAGGCCCTTGAAGTCCGTGAGCACGAGGTGGGGGCTCTTGCGGAACACCTCCACCATCGACTCGACGTGGGCGGCTTTCTCCGTGCGGTTCACGTCGCTCTCCCCTAGGCCGTCGGCAGCTCGACGGCGGCCTCGTCGATCGAGATCGACGGGCCCATCGTCGAGGACATGTAGATCGACTGGACGTACTTGCCCTTGGCCGCCGCGGGCTTGGCGCGCAGGACCGCGTGGATCACGGCGAGGGCGTTCTCCTCGATCTTCTTGTCGGCGAACGACATCTTGCCGACCGGCACGTGGATGATCGCCGTCTTGTCGACGCGGAACTCCACCTTGCCGGCCTTGATCTCGCG
Proteins encoded in this window:
- the rplJ gene encoding 50S ribosomal protein L10 — protein: MNRTEKAAHVESMVEVFRKSPHLVLTDFKGLTANQSNELRRRVRAAGGTFHVLKNRLARRAAVGTAVDKIQTRLVGTCGLASHPDDPVAIAKVVTEFVKDNPQLKLVAAVVDARDVLDGDAGVKTLSTMPGLPELRAQLLALLNTPATMLVRLLNTPAGQVARAIDARREKLEGEAN